The Salvelinus namaycush isolate Seneca chromosome 37, SaNama_1.0, whole genome shotgun sequence sequence GCTCCGCGCGTAAATCCTCGAGCTCTCAAGGCTTTGTGGCCCACCTCAAGTCGACGGGCACCATCGACATTAATCAGAGAGTGATCGCCTTTGCACAGGAACTGTATGAAAAGGTAAAATGATTTGCTTTCTTTGTGTTTTAACTGCGTGCTTGTTTCTTATTTTTACTGTGGTTATTATGAGCATCTAGAAATGACTTTCATCTATGTGTTTCAGATTCCTCGTAAGCAAGTGGTTGAAAAGCCAGCCAGAGCGATAGAGCGACACGTCATGGAGATTGAGAGGAAGAATCGAACTTACACCCTACTGTCGGACAGCGAGAGTGAcggagaggcagtgagagagagggagaaggagaagaagaaaagtAAAGACAGAGGCGATAAGAGGAAGCACCTCAGGAAAAGGGAGGAGAGTCAATCATCTAGTGAAGAGGAGACCCCTAAAAGGTAATCAACCTGGAATAGAGTTTCATGTTGCTTGCTTGTGACAGGTTCTACCTGCTTTCCTCTCTTTTGTTGCTTTTTAGCTAAATGTTGACAGCTGTATTTGACTTGTATGGACTTCAGGGAGACAGGATGCAGCTTCAGGAGTCTATGGTCTCATTAACTGACTTGCAACCATAAATACATTACAAAAATGAAGCCAGTTACCCGGGAATATTTTGATTGTTTTCATGCTGTGTAGTCTTGATTTTTTCAGCTGCTACTCCTCAGTGGCTTCAATGCCTGCTTGAACAAGCCTCCACTTAGATTGTATGATTTGAGTTTCTAAAAGGCCCTTTCTCTTTCTCAGTAGTAAGCTGGGCCATGGCGACCAGAAGTCCAGTAAgaaggatgatgaggaggaggagtgggagaaggaagagagagaacgcGTACTGGATCTGGAAGAGAGGGATGCCTTTGCCGAACGAATGAAACTAAAGGACAAAGACAAGACGAGGAACATCATGGAGAGAACGGACAAGAAGGTGGGATTGACTATCAAAATGATGGGACCCAACCCAGTACATTTGACTTACTAGTGTACTTGTAGGTGTGTTTTGATTTTTGGCTAAATGTTTTTCCATGACCTTTTCACCAGGGCTACGAGGAGGCTCAGAAAAGACTAAAGATGGCAGAGGAGGATCACAAGAAAATCGTGAGCACATTATCAAATTCACAGTAACTTATTGTATAATAGACTATCGTCTAGGTATAAAAAAAAACAgtagaaatagaattactagaacAGGGAGAGCCCCTCAGACTCATTATATGACTATGGTCACCACCTATCTTCTCGTCTTTTCTATAGCTTCCAGAGTTGCGGAAGGAGTCTCGCAGGAACTACCTGTCCAAGAGAGAGGCTGAGAAGCTGGAGGACCTGGAGGCAGAGATAGCCGACGAGGAGTACCTGTTCTCCACGGACGCGCTGACGGAGAGGGAGCGGAAGGAGCTGGAGTACAAGCGCAACCTCCGAGACCTGGCCAAGGACTACAAGAAAGCCGGCgacaaggagaaagaggagaggaagaacagataCTACATGCCGGAGGAGAAGAGGAGTAAAGTAAGGAGGAGATAGTTGGCTGGTAATGGTCCTGCCATGGATAGCCAGTACTCTTGTTGAAATGGAGATATGTGAAACACTAAGATCCGGGGCTTGATTATATATATCTCGCTCACTCTATTTCCCtcttcctctgtccctccctctatctccgaccctctctctctttctccatctctctaggATATTCCCCAGAGGGACATGGAGCTGGAGTTGGAGATGCCcatggagggtggaggagagcagGGTCGctgggaggaggagaggttgAAGACCGCCTCGCTCAGCTTCGGggccaagaaggagagggagaaagggttGAAGGCAGAAAGAGAGAAGTACCAGCTGATCCTGGAGGAGGACGAGATGATCAACTTTGTCAGCAGTGCCGTCATCATGAAGGGAACCCAGGATGAAAAGGTTGGTTGACACTAACTTTTATAATTGAAGCGTTTATCTCTGATAGATTGCAAGGAATAGAGCTATAATTATGGATGTTAGTCGAACAAAATATTGTAATAATTCAAATTCAGAAAATATTTAACATTCCATACATATTCAATAGCAATCAACAAGTACACACCTGAGCTTCTGGAGCATTTCTAACTGTGCCAAGGACAAATTTCCATGTCACAATGAACAATACAGTGCAATTGCAATATTGTCTTCATCTCTGTATGCTGTGTGTCTccaggagcaggagcaggcagCCTTGTCCCAGGCGGAGGTCCAGAAGCAGTCCATCCAGGAAGTGAGACGCAGCTTGCCCGTGTTCCCCTACAGAGAGGACCTGCTCCTGGCCATCCAGCAGCACCAGATCCTGGTCATCGAGGGAGAGACGGGCTCCGGCAAGACCACCCAGATCCCCCAGTTCCTCATGGAGTCGGTGGGTACACGTTATTCAAGGGCCACGTCCATAAACATTATTATGGACACACATCAAAGAGGTTAGAGAAAAGCAGAGGACACATTTCCATTGGACATTTTGTGTATATTTGACAAAGTCGTCTTGAATCTTCAGTGTTTTGTCCCCCCAATTTTTTTGTAGTCTTCCAACCTGATCCATTTGTGGCATTATGCTTTTCTGTGTATGTTATCTTTGTTGACCTGTTGTCTGGGTTTAAATCTCCTAGGGATACAATGATGGAGGCATGAAGATTGGGTGTACCCAGCCCCGTAGAGTGGCCGCCATGTCCGTAGCAGCCAGGGTGGCACAAGAAGTGGGCGTCAAGCTGGGCAACGAGGTGAAAATGGCACAACCGCTCTCTTTCACTCTGATGAAGCATAAATTATTCTTACTGTATATGGTAGAAAACATAAACTAACCTTATTTGTCCAACCACCCCTTTCTTCCtcaggtaggctacagtattcgtTTTGAGGACTGTACGTCGGAGAGGACAGTACTCAAATACATGACTGATGGAATGTTGCTCAGAGAGTTCCTGACAGAGCCTGATCTGGCCAGCTACAGGTACCACTATATGCCCCATCTGTCCTTATCTTTAGATATGTTTTCCATATGTGGAGGTTTATGTTTAAAAGTGGTATATTGTGTTTTACAAAAATAAGAAATGAAATAATTCCGTGCCATATTGTTTACAGTCAGTATGGATAACAATACATGATCAATgatcccttcccctctctcagtGTGGTCCTCATTGATGAGGCCCACGAGCGGACGCTGCACACAGACATCCTGTTTGGTCTGATCAAGGACATTGCCCGGTTCCGTCCAGACCTGAAGGTGCTGGTGGCCAGCGCCACCTTGGACACAGAGCGCTTCTCCTGCTTCTTTGACGACGCTCCGGTATTCAGAATCCCCGGCAGGAGGTTCCCTGTGGACATCTTCTACACTAAGGTACCTCTGCTGACCATCTGTATAGTGAAATGGCCTCAGGACAAAGATTGCATCCCCTTTCTCCACCGTTCTCCCGAAGTGTGCACTTGCGCATTTCCCACGATGGATTTAACATGAAAACTCCCTCCGGGCAATGTTTAAACCAATATAGAGCCTTTTAAATCTGCGACAGGAAGTGAGCAAGTGCACTCTTTGAGAGAAGGCGGAAGAAACGGAATGCAGCCATATGCATAACTTTGAATGACTGTAAATACCTTTTAGAATGTGAATCATTTCACTCGTGAGAAGTGATGGATGATACTAATGTAAGTCAAAGATGGAGGCCAATTATCTGTTCTATTGTACGTTTTGCTCTCTGGTATTGtttactatttctctctctctctctcaggctcctGAGGCCGACTACCTGGAGGCCTGTGTTGTGTCGGTGCTACAGATCCACGTCACACAGCCCCCTGGAGACTGTCTGGTCTTCCTCACTGGACAGGTCTGGCACACTCGCACCTTGACCCCTCACCTCAACGCTGACATTCACATTACATCAGCTACTACATCATCTACCTCGGCTACTACGTCACATTACATCTGCTCTCACTCAACATCAGATCCTACATCAGTCACTACACATTAGCTAGGCCTATTACAAATCACACTGCATCTCATAAATCACACTACATCTGGTAAATCACACTACATCTCATAAATCACACTACATCTCATAAATCACACTACATCTCATAAATCACACTACATCTGGTAAATCACACTACATCTGGTAAATCACACTACATCTCATAAATCACACTACATCTGGTAAATCACACTACATCTCATAAATCACACTACATCTCATAAATCACACTACATCTCATAAATCACACTACATCTGGTAAATCACACTACATCTGGTAAATCACACTACATCTGGAAATCACACTACATCTGGTAAATCACACTACATCTGGTAAATCACACTACATCAGCAACCATCTTAAGTCTATTCATTCTGTATGTGGCTCTTTaatgtgtagggtgccgtctttcggatgggacgttaaacggttgtcctgactctctgtggtctctAAAAGATCCcctggcacttatcgtaagagtagggggtgttaaccccggtgtcctggctaaatctAGCCCTCATACCACCTAATCatcccagcttccaattggctcattcatctctcctcccctgtaactattctccaGGTCATTCCTGTagatgagaatgtgttctcagtcaacttactttCTGCCAAGGTGTCTGTCCTTACcgctctcccgtctctctctatttccacaggaggagattgagacttgctgtgAGCTGCTGCAGGAGAGATGCAGGCGTCTGGGTTCTAAGATATCGGAGCTCCTGGTGCTTCCCATCTACGCCAACCTACCTTCCGACATGCAGGCCAAGATCTTCAGCCCCACACCCCCTGGCTCACGCAAGGTGAGAGGACCTCTTCTGTCCATTTACACTTGGGCCACTAGGGGGTGCTCAAGGACCACTTTGGAAATATGTTTTATCTTCTGTGATcaaataatgtaaaaaaatatatgtatgcaTTATTTTCTTTACCCAAATGGAAATCCAACTCAACCTAGGTTATTGTAGATTTCATGCTGCACTTATGTCAATGTAGTAGATTCTATTCTACTATGTCATCTGGCGCATTTTACGCTAATGGCGCCGAAGGAGTTGGCCGCCGCTTTACGATCCTGTAACCGattgtgctattgtgtatgttttttcacattatttttaacttattttgtacataatgtttctgccaccgtgtcttttgaccgaaaagagcttctcgatatcagggcagcgattactcaccccgtactggaggaattcttcttcttcaacgagtcggacaggaaggatttactccagacacacgacgaggccctcatccccgtcattcgcaggagcgAAAAGACGGAGATATCTCGGACGACGGTCCGTcgcctttaccatcggtcctttTAGACAACAATCAATCGATaaataaaatagacgaactacgagCACTTATATCCAACCAAcgagacattaaaaactgtaaaaacttatgtttcaccgagccatggctgaacgacgaacatgattaacatacagctggcgggtatTAAGATTTTTCGGCAGAatagaacagcggcctctggtaagacaagaggCGGCggcctatgtatatttgtaaacaatagctggtgcatgaaatctaaggaagtcttgaggttttgctcgcctgaggtagagtatctcatgataagctgtagaccacactatttaccaagagttttcatagctgtctatataccaccgcagaccaatgctggcactaagaccggactcaatgagctgtatacagccataagcaaacaggaaaacgcacatccagaggtggcgctcctagtggccggggacttgaatgcagggaaactcaaatcagttttacctaatttctatcagcatgttaaatgtgcaaccagacgGGAAAaatactctagaccacctttactccacacacagagactcgtacaaagctctccctcaccctccatttggcaaatctgaccataattctatcctcctgattcctgcttacaagcaaaaactaaagcaggaagcaccagtgactcggtcaataagaaagtggtcagatgaagaagatgctaagctacaggactgttttgctagcacagactggaatatgttccgggattcttctgatggcattgaggggtataccacatcagtcattggcttcatcaataagtgcatcgacgatgtcgtccccacagtgaccatgcatacataccccaaccagaatccCTGGATTACAGGCCCCATCCGCACTGAGCAAACGGGTAcagttgccgctttcaaggagcgggactctaacccggaagcttataagaaatccagctatgccctccgacgaaccatcaaacaggcaaagtgtcaatacaggactaagattgtaatacaccggctccaacgcacgtcggatgtggcagggcttgcaaactattacagactacaaagggaagcacagccaagagctgcccagtgacacgaacctaccagacgagctaaattacttctatgctcgcttcagggcgagtaacactgaaacatgcatgagagcaagagctgttccggacgactgtgtgatcacgctctccgcagccgatgtgagtaatacctttaaacaggtcaacattcacaaggccgtagggccagatggattaccaggacgtgtactccgagcatgcgctgaccaactggcaagtgtcttcactgacattttcaacctgtccctgactgagtctgtaataccaaaatgttttaagcagaccaccatagtccctgtgcccaagaacacaaaggtaacctgcctaaatgactactgacccgtagcactcacgtctgtagccatgaagtgctttgaaaggctggtcatggctcacatcaacaccattatcccagaaaccctagacccactccaatttgcataccgccccaacagatccacagatgatgcagtctctattgcactccacactgccctttcccacctggacaaaaggaacacctatgtaaaaatgctattcattgactacagctcagcgatcaacaccatagtgccctcaaagctcatcaataagctaaggaccctgggactaaacacctccctctacaactggatcctggacttcctgacgtgccaccgccaggtggtaatggtagggaacaacacatccggcacgctgatcctcaacacgggggcccctcgggtgcgtgctcagtcccccctgtactccctgttcactaatgactgcatggccaggtaagactccaacaccaccatcaagtttaccgatgacacaacagtggtaggcctgatcagcgacaacgatgagacagcctatagggaggaggtcagagacctggccgtgtggtgcaaggacaacaacctctccctcaacgtgatcaagacaaaggagatgattgcggactacaggaaaaggaggaccaagcaccctcccattctcattgacggggctgtagtggagcaggttgagagcttcaagttccttggtgtccacatcaccaacaaactatcatggtccaagcacaccaagacagttgtgaagagggcaatacaaagcctattccccctcagaagactgaaaagatttggcatgggtcctcagatcctcaaaaggttctacagctgcaccatcaagagcatcctgactggttggatcactgcctggtatggcaactgctcggcctccgaccgcaaagcaccacagagggtagtgcttacatcactgggaccaagcttcctgccatccaggacctctataccaggtagtgtcagaggaaggccctgaaaattgtcaaagactccagccaccctagtcatagactgttctctcagctaccacacggcaagcggtaccggagtgacAAGTCAAGGTCCAAATAGctacttaacagcttctacccccaagccataagactcctgaacagctaatcaaagggctacccagacccctcttttatgctgctgctattcTGTTTCTAATCTATGCATAGtgactttaactctacctacatgtacatattacctcgactaaccggtgcccccgcacatggactctgtaccggcaccccctgtataaagccttgcttgttattttactgctgcggtttaattatttgtttgttttattttctaCCGATCCATTTTTTACTGaatacttaaccaacaatgctttttttttttttttaagggcttgtaagtaagcatttcacggtaaggtgtaCACCTGTTGGCCATGTTCTTGGCCACgttctccacccggcacagccagaagaggactggccacccctcatagcctggttcctctctaggtttcttcctaggttttggcctttctagggagtttttcctagccaccgtgcttctacacttgcattgcttgctgtttggggttttaggatggTTTCTGTACAaaactttgagatatcagctgatgtaagaagggctatataaatacatttgatttgtattcgtcgcatgtgacaaataacatttgatttgaccacTTAAGACATCATTCTTCAGATTCCTGCCTCCATGTTTCTCATTCTCTTGTGGTGTTGTGTACCAACACATTATCTGATGTACAAAGTGTCCTCTCTCTGCGTGTCCTTAGGTGGTGGTGGCCACTAACATTGCGGAGACCTCTCTAACCATCGATGGGATCATATACGTCATAGATCCAGGCTTCTGCAAGCAGAAGAGCTATAACGCCCGCACTGGGATGGAGTCTCTGATTGTCACGCCTTGCTCACGGGTAACACGCTAGTTTGGTTTTCAAACGAGCCATTTTGTTGTCATTGTCAGAGAAAGTGTCATTCATGTGGCTCTTATTGGGGTTGTTGTACCGTGGTTGTGGGAGAGGCCTCTTGCCAGTATTTCAAACACCTGTTTCTTTGACTGTCATTTTTGTAGATTTAGTTCTCTGGACAACATTCTGACCGTTTGCTGATTCCATCTGTGTTTTGATCCACCACAGGCCTCAGCCAATCAGCGAGCAGGTCGTGCAGGCAGAGTGGCCGCTGGGAAGTGTTTCCGTCTCTACACTGCGTGGGCGTTTAAACACGAGATGGAGGAGTCCACCGTGCCCGAGATCCAGCGAACTAACCTGGGAAACGTGGTGCTACTGCTCAAGAGCTTGGGTACGGAACAAACTCTTTATAAGTCATGTCGCAGTGCTAAATAAGAGAACACGTTTTAAAAAGCACAGAAGTCCTCTTGAAGTAATCCACTGAAGTATAGTCTGTAGTTGACTATTATGAGTTTGACTTACTTGACTTAGTGGAGCAAAGGGCCTCATTATGAGCGTCTCAAACCCACGTGTCGATTTGTTTTACATTGGAGTGGCGTATATTTTTTTCCCGACAGGAATTAATGACCTCATCCACTTTGACTTCATGGACCCGCCCCCTCACGAGACCCTGGTGCTAGCTCTGGAGCAGCTGTACGCACTGGGTGCGCTCAACCACCTCGGAGAGCTCACCAAGGTAACTAACGCCTGACTGTCTATCAAAACCCCGGCACCATTCAATCGCATTGGCACCGTTCCCTCCTCCCTTGTTAAATCAGTTGAATAAGAAAAAGGCTTCTACGGCTATCCCATCTCAATTTATTGTTGGAGATAAGACCTGTAGTGATCCTGATGTTATCTCGTGAATCGAATAACTTTTTTGCGAATGTTGGTTCCTCTCTGTCAACGAAAATCAAAAACATTTATGGAAATCCCTTGGGTTACATTAAGGGACATTTTCCTTCTCTGCTTTAGTTTGATCCACCTGATGTAATGGAGGCGATTGGTAACTTAAAGAAATCAGCAGCAAGTCATGATGAGGTACCTTTTTGGTGAAATCATTGTCTTCCTCCATTATTGAGCCTTTAACGTACATCTTTACCAAATCAATGCAAACTGGTGTTGTTCCTAAAGATTTGAAAATTGCCAAAGTTATCCCCCTCTATATATCTGGGGTTGCAAGATATTTTACAA is a genomic window containing:
- the LOC120031092 gene encoding pre-mRNA-splicing factor ATP-dependent RNA helicase DHX16-like isoform X1; amino-acid sequence: MANLEQWVSDSLHDILGLSDRYVAQFMIGSARKSSSSQGFVAHLKSTGTIDINQRVIAFAQELYEKIPRKQVVEKPARAIERHVMEIERKNRTYTLLSDSESDGEAVREREKEKKKSKDRGDKRKHLRKREESQSSSEEETPKSSKLGHGDQKSSKKDDEEEEWEKEERERVLDLEERDAFAERMKLKDKDKTRNIMERTDKKGYEEAQKRLKMAEEDHKKILPELRKESRRNYLSKREAEKLEDLEAEIADEEYLFSTDALTERERKELEYKRNLRDLAKDYKKAGDKEKEERKNRYYMPEEKRSKDIPQRDMELELEMPMEGGGEQGRWEEERLKTASLSFGAKKEREKGLKAEREKYQLILEEDEMINFVSSAVIMKGTQDEKEQEQAALSQAEVQKQSIQEVRRSLPVFPYREDLLLAIQQHQILVIEGETGSGKTTQIPQFLMESGYNDGGMKIGCTQPRRVAAMSVAARVAQEVGVKLGNEVGYSIRFEDCTSERTVLKYMTDGMLLREFLTEPDLASYSVVLIDEAHERTLHTDILFGLIKDIARFRPDLKVLVASATLDTERFSCFFDDAPVFRIPGRRFPVDIFYTKAPEADYLEACVVSVLQIHVTQPPGDCLVFLTGQEEIETCCELLQERCRRLGSKISELLVLPIYANLPSDMQAKIFSPTPPGSRKVVVATNIAETSLTIDGIIYVIDPGFCKQKSYNARTGMESLIVTPCSRASANQRAGRAGRVAAGKCFRLYTAWAFKHEMEESTVPEIQRTNLGNVVLLLKSLGINDLIHFDFMDPPPHETLVLALEQLYALGALNHLGELTKLGRRMAELPVDPMLSKMILASEQYKCSEEVLTIAAMLSVNNSIFYRPKDKVVHADNARQNFVVPGGDHMVLLNVYTQWLESGYSTQWCYENFIQFRSMKRARDVREQLEGLMDRIEVEVCSSGGDMVPIRKAVTAGYFYHTARLSKGGYKTVKHQQTVYVHPNSSLFEEQPRWLIYHELVFTTKEFMRQVIEIDSSWLLEVAPHYYKNKELEDSSSKKMPRKQGKAKEELG
- the LOC120031092 gene encoding pre-mRNA-splicing factor ATP-dependent RNA helicase DHX16-like isoform X2 — protein: MANLEQWVSDSLHDILGLSDRYVAQFMIGSARKSSSSQGFVAHLKSTGTIDINQRVIAFAQELYEKIPRKQVVEKPARAIERHVMEIERKNRTYTLLSDSESDGEAVREREKEKKKSKDRGDKRKHLRKREESQSSSEEETPKSKLGHGDQKSSKKDDEEEEWEKEERERVLDLEERDAFAERMKLKDKDKTRNIMERTDKKGYEEAQKRLKMAEEDHKKILPELRKESRRNYLSKREAEKLEDLEAEIADEEYLFSTDALTERERKELEYKRNLRDLAKDYKKAGDKEKEERKNRYYMPEEKRSKDIPQRDMELELEMPMEGGGEQGRWEEERLKTASLSFGAKKEREKGLKAEREKYQLILEEDEMINFVSSAVIMKGTQDEKEQEQAALSQAEVQKQSIQEVRRSLPVFPYREDLLLAIQQHQILVIEGETGSGKTTQIPQFLMESGYNDGGMKIGCTQPRRVAAMSVAARVAQEVGVKLGNEVGYSIRFEDCTSERTVLKYMTDGMLLREFLTEPDLASYSVVLIDEAHERTLHTDILFGLIKDIARFRPDLKVLVASATLDTERFSCFFDDAPVFRIPGRRFPVDIFYTKAPEADYLEACVVSVLQIHVTQPPGDCLVFLTGQEEIETCCELLQERCRRLGSKISELLVLPIYANLPSDMQAKIFSPTPPGSRKVVVATNIAETSLTIDGIIYVIDPGFCKQKSYNARTGMESLIVTPCSRASANQRAGRAGRVAAGKCFRLYTAWAFKHEMEESTVPEIQRTNLGNVVLLLKSLGINDLIHFDFMDPPPHETLVLALEQLYALGALNHLGELTKLGRRMAELPVDPMLSKMILASEQYKCSEEVLTIAAMLSVNNSIFYRPKDKVVHADNARQNFVVPGGDHMVLLNVYTQWLESGYSTQWCYENFIQFRSMKRARDVREQLEGLMDRIEVEVCSSGGDMVPIRKAVTAGYFYHTARLSKGGYKTVKHQQTVYVHPNSSLFEEQPRWLIYHELVFTTKEFMRQVIEIDSSWLLEVAPHYYKNKELEDSSSKKMPRKQGKAKEELG